The Ancylothrix sp. D3o genome window below encodes:
- a CDS encoding PCP reductase family protein, with product MMNSDFSDELKWTAEAKLKLKNIPYFVRSQARQRIEQLAREGELDVVTPEIVEQARLEFGQ from the coding sequence ATGATGAATTCTGATTTTTCTGATGAGTTGAAATGGACTGCTGAAGCAAAGCTGAAGTTAAAAAATATTCCTTATTTTGTACGTTCTCAAGCCAGACAGCGTATCGAACAACTGGCGCGGGAGGGAGAGTTAGATGTAGTGACACCCGAAATTGTAGAACAGGCAAGGTTAGAATTTGGACAATAG